The following is a genomic window from Gadus morhua chromosome 23, gadMor3.0, whole genome shotgun sequence.
TATTGGAAAGGAAGTGGTTAAGTTGCATGCTGGGTAAGCAGTCGAGTGGTCCGGGGTTGGAGTGGAGGGGgatgggagaagagagagagtgcacgagaaggagagaaggaggtgtgtgtgtgtgtgtgtagtggctCCAGTCCAGCCAGCTACTCTTGTCCGGGTTTTAACATCGTCCCCTCCCCCAGAACTGGAACTACTTTCCACAGCACAGCTCTCAGGCCTGTCAACAAACataacacactcatacatacacagacatgcagTCGCTACATACAACTCAATCATAAACATAAgacgcacacattcatgcatacacataGGGAACTCATTTCTGCCTAAGCATATCTCAAGGAGTCATATAATAGACATGCACTGCTTTGTCTCTTTtgtctcttttgtgtgtgtatggctgggGCCCAATAGTAATTCTTGGAACCAATAGTGGGTCAACTGGACCACTGAAGTTGTTGGACTGTCATCATGAGTGTGTTTCCCATTCGACTTGGTTGAACAAATGCATACAGAGATTGTTTTCACTCACACCTTCATATTAACAATGCATAATGCCATGCAAATGTATGTGGAGTACGCATGTACAGAAACACAAGCCCTCGTTCTTGCATAGTGCAGTAGTACAGTGTGTGTACGTCCATGTTTGCAAGAGAATGCATGTGTTCGCATTAACTTACGGTATGGAAGAACAATGGTTTGAGAGACTGACAGAAAGATCAGGCCAGAAATATAATTTTGAACGAGAGCGTCAAACGATATGCAAGATGGACAACAGAATCTTTGAATTGGACCGGCTCAATACTGATTCAGCTTCCGATGTCCAAGAACCACATTCATCTTGGGTTTAATTTAAGCTCACGCACGATTGCAACTGATTTTGTCAACCCTGTAAATTAGGTTAAACAAAGTCAGCAAACTATCTACATAAACACATTTCTGCGTTTCTCTCTCCAGCCGGAGGAGTCGAAGTCGAAATCAGGATGAAGACACCCGGAGTCCAACAGCGAAGAAAACGCCACAGAAAACAGGTGTGTACTTGCGTGGCACATCTGTGTGCCTCATTCATAAAATATGGTTGTTATGGAAACCAGCTGTTGAACTTTGCTTTATACCAACGCTGCTTTCGGTTTCTACCCTGCATCCCTCAGTTCTCGtggatattttttaaatgtgtccCATCTATTCAAATGCAATGTTAAGcgccctttccctccccctcagggttctttgatttgctgttgTTAACTCCTGCTTGCTCTCCGCTCCACAGAGGTTAAAGAGTTGAAGCCAGTGGGCCGACGACGATCAGCTTCAAGAAAAAAATCCACCCCCGATCCCGAACCAGATCCCGATCCTGAACCAGTACCCACAGAGGACAGGCTCAGTCCACAACCAGAGCAGAACCCCACCCCTGCCCCATCGGACACTGAACGGGACTCCCCCTCCAAGGATGACCTGGCAGTGCAGAGCCCAAACCCAGACCCCGGCCCAGGGGACGCAGACAGAGCCAGCCCCATCCCTCCGCCTGTCGGCACGGAGTGTCAGCCGGACCCTGGACTAGCTTCTGATCATGGAGGAGGGCCACCGGCCGATCCTGTCCCCGCTTCCCCAGTGAACACCCCAGTCAGTAGCCCTGGTCCTAGCCTGAGAGCAGAGCCTGAACCTGGGGAACACCACCGACCCAGCCCTGACGCTAGTCACACACCGTTGGAGGATTCTCCTCATCTTTCCCCCACTCTCATGGAAGCCACATGTAATGCTACGCCGAGCGCTACGGAGGGCCCACCTAATGCCAGTCCTGGCCCAATGGAGGAAGGTACCAGCCCTCAAAGTCCCAGCCCAGTGGGAGGCAGTTGTTCGGCTAGTCCTCTCCCTCTAGAGGCTAGCTGTACTGCTGGCCCTCCGCCTGTGGAAGGTACATGTCCTCAGAGCCCTGTGCAGGATCCATGTCCTCCTATTCCCAGCCCTGTGGAGGATCCCTCTCTTTGTAGCCTCAGTCCGGTGCAGGAACAGTGTCTTCCACAGGACGGTAGCAGCATGGTAGAGGAGCAGTGTCTTCCGCAGGGCAGTAGCcctgtggtggaggtggagtgcCCTCCCAGCCCCATGGTGGAGCAGTCTCCACGTAGCCCCGCCCCGGTGTTGGATCCATGCCCCTGTAGCCTGAGCCCCGTGGAGCTTACTTGTCCCGGCAGCCCCAGCTCTGTGGAGGAGGAGTACTGTCCGCACAGTCCTTTGCCTATGGAGACCACTGGGGAGAGGGATAGCCCAACGCTTCAGAGCCCTGTTCCCAGCCCTGTTCCCAGCCCTGTTCCCAGCCCTGTTCCCAGCCCTGTTCCCAGCCCTGTTCCCAGCCCTGTTCCCAGCCCTGTTCCCAGCCCTGTTCCCAGCCCTGTTCCCAGCCCTGTTCCCAGCCCTGTTCCCAGCCCCTGCCAGAGCCCGTGCCCCAGGTTGAGCTACAGTCctgggcaggaggaggactCTCTGTCCCCCTTGTTCCACTGTTCCCTGTCAGACGATTCTGGAGGTTCGCCGGCCCCCTCCCTCGGGCATGCCAAAAAACGGTAAGATATTACTAATTATTTATCTTCCATACCGGGCTTGATTTCTTTCTGTCTGCGTGATGCTCTGATGCAAGGTATTTGTTCAGCAACCACTAGATGATGAGCCAATGATGAGATGTTCACGCAGACAATAGTGAATGGAGTGAGTATGTTTTGGGTTGGTTGGACCCCAGTGGGATGAGTTAATTGTGCCACTATCGGAGCGTGGAGATTTGACCATCACTGCCTATTCTGTGCTTATGGATGCTCATTGTTCATATTTGGCCTCCTGAGGTCATCCCATGACAGCTGACGGGATGTTCtactctcattggctgtcagtgtaCCAGCGGCGATGACATAGTTATGTCCATGACCACTCCTAGCGGTGGTGATCGGTTCTTCAATGGTAGTTTCTAGGGATGTGCAGCTCTCCTCAAGGATGATTCAATACAAATCTCGGTGCATGGGCTCCTATGCGGTACAGCAATTATGCCTTCAGTTTGAAACTATTAGGTGCGATCTGATTGGAATCTATGCGTGAGATTAAGGGATGCAGAATAAAAGATTATTCAGACTGACTAGCGAGTACTCACCTTTGGGTACTTCTGGATTCCATGTAAAGAATAATTCAATAGTAAATAAAATGTCAGTTGCCACAATAGTAAGAGTGCTGATTTCATCCGTAATTAACCCATTTACAAATGCAGTATAAGGCTCCTAGGCACGTTTGAGCAGTGCAGTGATGAATTGTGACCTTCGTAAGCCTACTATTCATACCTTTGTGTTGGAAGGCTAGGCCTATAAGCCAAAGGAATTATTAAATCAGCATTATTTCTGTCTCTTGGTTGCCTCAAACAGGGAACCGACCAGCCGATATTACATGCAATATCGGCTGGTCGGTTCCCTGTTTGAGGCAACCAAGAGACAGAAATAATGCTGATTTAATAACGGCTCTATATTCTGCATGCTTGCTGATATATTTTTACCTTATTCTTTCATGGTCCTATTACCTGCTACTTTAAGTTGTGGAGTAGAAGAGAAGTCCTTTAAGCCTAATTTTCCTCaatatttccataatctttgcaCACTTACTTTGgggataaaaagaaaaaactacCGATCTGATTTGCACATCTCTCCAAATTGCAGCTCAAATCCTCTAGACACATTTGCGGCAGGAGACAGTCGGCACGACCCCAGTCAGCGGCAGTTAGAGAAATTTGAATGagtttgaaaataatcaaacaaGTATAAATGAGACCCACTTTGTGTCTACTTTTCTCTTTTCTGAGCTGTTGTTGCACACTACGATGCTGAGCAGTCGGACGTTTAAGGTTGACTGACGTTGTACGATCTGGCGTGTCAGAAGGCTACCGGGCTCTCGACTCACTACTTCCTCTgattctctcccctcccccccgacaGAGTCAAGCAGTGTGCCTTCTGTTACCGTGGTGACGACCCTCCCCTGGGTCAGGGTCACCTGGTGGTGTTCGGACCCACGCCGGGCTATATTCCCCTCCACATCCTCAACCGCCGCGCCTCCCCGGACCGCGATAACGATTGCCATGACGACTGCTACCAAGTCGACCAGGGGGCTCGCACGTACGGCTCTTTGTGTTTTCTGCTTTTCACAATAAAAGGATCAACACTTCGAGCATTCTAGCATTTGTAAATCGGGTTCCAAGCATTGCTAGTTTACTTGGGTGATGTCCATTTACTTATGAACTGGCATGATAGACGAACAcgctcactctctttctcaaatgcttctctctctctctctctctctctctctctctccctgaaggTGCGGGAGTCCGGATGGTTCTGGTTCCAACGGTGAGTAGAATGCAAGAAGCACCTGCCTTTTGAATCCAGAATGTGGGGGCAAAACAGGATGTTTTAATTGAAAATACTTATTCCCATTACCCTACTGGAATcaacaattattttttgtaaAGCTGGCTGTTGCATAACAAGCGTGACCTATTTGAAGCCAGCAGGACTTGTGGTCTAGTCCTTACAAAATAGATGTGGTGGTTAAGATTAAGGTTGAGGTTTTTTTCTCGTAATTAAAAGAAATGGGCCAAAAAGTAAGTGAGCCACTAAGATCATTTGGTACTAGTTGTTAAAGTAAGCGTTTTTGTCTTCGCTTCTGATAAGCAGTGCTTGGTAATGACTTTTGGAGTTCATGACCTGCCATTACAATGCATCTCATAGTAGTCTCAAATTGTTCAATATCATGTCTTTCAGATGAGGAGATGGACCAGAGGACATCCACAGAGTTCATACAACAACTGGGTGCAATCGGGCTGCCCCACGACATCAATGTCCAATCACTGTTTGATCCCACAGgtacacacgcatatgcacgcATGCATATTATTTTCTTTCCATGTTGTATTGGAGCTTACAAAAGAACATAGGGAATCGTTTAAAAGTCAGAAATATGTATTGTAGCGATTGATTATTTTTCAGAAATTCAAAATTCAGCAGTGAGTGCAGACACATATCCTTGTTAAGGGTTTAGTCAGGCATGTTTGCTAGTGATGTAAAAGGCCTGGCTATAATAAAGTAACTGATTGGCTCGGCGTGTAGATGACCGGATCCTGGTATGGATGGAGTCATTTACAACTGCCTGAACAGGCTCCCTAACCACGACCTGTTTCTGTTTTGGTGTTCCCCATGTGCGGTCTAGGCCAGTGCTGTGCCCACCTGCAGTGTGCATCATGGTCAGAAGGGGTGTGCCGAGGGGAGGGCCAATCATTGCTCTACGTCGACAAAGCCATCGACTCAGGAAGCACACAGGTATGGGTCACTGTTTGGTCATCACGTCAAGTTCACGTTGACTTTATTAAAGTGTAACTGAGTCGACTGATACACTGGTGCTCTGGTTCAACCGGATCTCGAGCCGGAGTCTGCGTCACTAAACATGTCCGCTGTCCCGTCCAGGTGTGCGTGTTCTGTCTTCGCCTGGGGGCGTCGCTACGTTGCCAGGAGACGGGCTGTGGGCGGAGCTACCACTACCCATGTGCTGCAGCAGCCGGGGCACACCAAGACTGGGAGCAGAGACGCACGTTTTGTACCCGGCATACACCTGCAGGtacaccacgcacgcacactcccagacacacacactcttacgcacacgctaacacacTTTCAATTACTGTCCAGCCGCAAACCTTTCTTTAAATTTGCTCTTCtaacattgtttcttatttttttctccctccatctccctgtctTGACCTCTAGTTTCGTcacagtgtgtgttgtgttcggATGCGGGGGACGTCGGCAACCagttgatgtgttgttgttgtggtaatCGTTACCATGGTAGCTGCCAGGACCCCCCCATAACGCCAACCCCTCTTTGTAGGGCTGGATGGCAGTGTCCTCTATGTAGGGTCTGCCAGACCTGCAggtaatatacacacacacgcacactctcaagCCTgccccaacacacgcacactatacTATtaatagggctgtaacgatacgcgtatcgaaaccgaaatcgtgacactcaaagccacaaacctgtctcgcggtgtgagaaggcagaagcgcgataagccttttctaactctccggtcaaattgtcagattgaaatttgctaagaatttgtctaaataatagtctgctgacaccgccccctcttatcgatgccataagtctgcgacgagatgccctctctgtgatgacagctctccgtggctacggaggattgcatttcccCACAGCCGCCGAAgccctcatatgcgatatgaacgaaatttatccagagtgggacAAGCGTGAAAAGAATagcctgtgtgatccctgtctctattgttctgtgtgatttgaccggcagttgttctgcttataggtcggaatgtagcggccaccgattattgacaggatgggtactttattctgcCGGATTCGTTCGTTTCTtaactagacacacacactaccgctcgctctcctcgctcgtccactcacttgctaacgtcactcacacacacacactgccattctcacgcacacgcatacgctactcgtaacactatgcctcgttattgcgacgttcatgttagacgttcttgttttttcccatctatttgaaagttaggctattaaacatgttgcattctatacggcctgattatgtcattatttaagctacatagcctaagaagaagcgctaataggatatttggatatttgactaaaccccCAAACtcgttgagggtttttgcctacctgcaagcatcatCCAAccgcaatctttggttatttattaattaattaattaagctatacttttaatagtattctttctgttcagtgttcctaattatttgttattaaatgttagaTTAAGTAAATTGTTATACAAGTGTTGCTTaaataaaatgcctttttacatttaaaaaaatcttgGGATGTATctaaccgtgggtcaaaaatcgtgattcaaaccgaatcgtgagttggtgtatcgttacagccctagctATTAATAATAAATCTTGTTTCTTTAACCTTAATTTCGGAGGATTGAACATGAtgggtgtgtttggtgtgtattAGGTTGCAAGGAGATGAAAATGCGCTGCTAGTCTGTGAGTGGTGTGATAAAGCATATCACATGCATTGTCTTGCACCTGCCTGGGAAGAAACGCCTGGAAACCGCTGGAGGTGTAAGgtgagaaccacacacaccaagttTGCACAGAGCGTCACATCAGCTCAAGTACACACCTCTGCAAGGTAGTACCAAGAGAATATACAAGTCAATGCTATTGACAGGCTTCAGGCAGATTAGATTCCCTGGGAGATCAGGCTGCAGTGTCTGCGGCTGGCTAAGTTTTAGTAGATATTAAAGTGAAATGCTCTCGCTTACTGTTCTATGTAGATATTGTGCATACTGTTCTGTGTGGAGGATGGCATTGCTATCCACGTGGCCTGAACTTTGTAATGCACTTCTCCTTACATGCCCTTTTATATGACCTCCCCATTGTCCACAGAACTGTCGTGTGTGCAAACGGTGTGGAGTGAGATCTTCAGGTCAGTGGGCCAATCACCTTACTCTGTGTGAGTCGTGTGACCCTGGCCTGCCCTGCCCACTCTGCGACCAGGCTTCAGATCCCTCTTCCATGCAAAACCATCTCACCTGTTGCACCTGCTATAGGTACAGTactcacaacacacagcaatgcttgcatacaaacacacaaaatagctTCACCTGTTGCATCTAGTTCGAAACTCGTTGCATATGTATATTTgacctgtatttgtgtgtgatctCTAGGTCTGTCCATGTGCAGTGCGCTGGACAGGTCGCCACATTGGATCCCGACAGCTACACTTGCTCCTTCTGCAAGGCTCTGGAGGACTCTACCTCAAATGCTTTCGGAATGCAAAGCCCCGCACAGACTCTGTCCCTCTCAGAGACTCCGCCTGTCAGCTATACTGAGGACATGCCATCGTCTCCACATGCCCCACCCTCGTCTTCACAGCCTCCACCTTCCCCCACTGAGGCTCTGCCCTCTTCTATACAGGCCCTACTCATGCTGCCACAGCA
Proteins encoded in this region:
- the LOC115537640 gene encoding histone-lysine N-methyltransferase 2D, with amino-acid sequence MPSGAQSQELRDRGPPPPVTRAGRSAGLAKAAASSPTPEKRPRGRPRKDGSTGRSALPPTPPPPTPPPQSRTNRRSRSRNQDEDTRSPTAKKTPQKTEVKELKPVGRRRSASRKKSTPDPEPDPDPEPVPTEDRLSPQPEQNPTPAPSDTERDSPSKDDLAVQSPNPDPGPGDADRASPIPPPVGTECQPDPGLASDHGGGPPADPVPASPVNTPVSSPGPSLRAEPEPGEHHRPSPDASHTPLEDSPHLSPTLMEATCNATPSATEGPPNASPGPMEEGTSPQSPSPVGGSCSASPLPLEASCTAGPPPVEGTCPQSPVQDPCPPIPSPVEDPSLCSLSPVQEQCLPQDGSSMVEEQCLPQGSSPVVEVECPPSPMVEQSPRSPAPVLDPCPCSLSPVELTCPGSPSSVEEEYCPHSPLPMETTGERDSPTLQSPVPSPVPSPVPSPVPSPVPSPVPSPVPSPVPSPVPSPVPSPVPSPVPSPCQSPCPRLSYSPGQEEDSLSPLFHCSLSDDSGGSPAPSLGHAKKRVKQCAFCYRGDDPPLGQGHLVVFGPTPGYIPLHILNRRASPDRDNDCHDDCYQVDQGARTCGSPDGSGSNDEEMDQRTSTEFIQQLGAIGLPHDINVQSLFDPTGQCCAHLQCASWSEGVCRGEGQSLLYVDKAIDSGSTQVCVFCLRLGASLRCQETGCGRSYHYPCAAAAGAHQDWEQRRTFCTRHTPAVSSQCVLCSDAGDVGNQLMCCCCGNRYHGSCQDPPITPTPLCRAGWQCPLCRVCQTCRLQGDENALLVCEWCDKAYHMHCLAPAWEETPGNRWRCKNCRVCKRCGVRSSGQWANHLTLCESCDPGLPCPLCDQASDPSSMQNHLTCCTCYRSVHVQCAGQVATLDPDSYTCSFCKALEDSTSNAFGMQSPAQTLSLSETPPVSYTEDMPSSPHAPPSSSQPPPSPTEALPSSIQALLMLPQHSLSLPQASSPSKQMPLSPVQAPPSPVQFPPSPVQLSFCPLEAPPSPVRAPLSPVRAPLSPVQAPPSPVQAPPSPVQAPPSPVQAPPSPVQAPPSPVQAPPSPVQAPPSPVQAPPSPVQAPPSPVQAPPSPVQAPPSPVQTPPSPVQAPPSPVHAPPSPVQSPTLLVQAQLSPAQVLEAPKSPVQALEALESPVRALEAQESLEQALEEQQSLEQALEDQQSPVQALEAPESPVQALEAPESPVQALEDLEPPVQALEAPESPVQALEAPESPVQALEDLEPPVQALEAPESPVQAIEAPLSPVHVPSSPVQAPPSPVQAPPPVRAPTSPVQAPPSPVQTLLLLPLPQVSMPLAPPSPIQGPSPLQALPSPEQAPCPPVETMYSPVQAPSSPVQALRDSPSPVQALSSPVQAPPSPVQAPPSPVQAPPSPVQAPPSPVQAPPSPVQPASCCM